The Herminiimonas arsenitoxidans genome window below encodes:
- a CDS encoding TonB-dependent siderophore receptor, which yields MLCRKTITLAVSLAWAVPFSAALAQQGDSSSRDVDLNTSTTTLPAVHVTTVSDGSSEHTGSYAAQAITIGSKIPQTVRETPFSISVITRQRLDDQNITKIEDVLKQTTGMIVTRFDGGGNANSITARGFSIGSIQLDGLPIGQATNYTTALDTSLYDRIEVLRGPAGLLQGAGEPGGTINLVRKRARADFAGNAAVMLGSWDARRAEFDVTSKLVESGAIRARVVGVVDNRDSYVDIVKNDKTVGYGTIEMDLSPQTTLSLGASQQKLDTVRDLGLPTYANGTLINLPRSTFVGRSGNTQKQETSEMFAELEHRLSGGGLMKFSAREVERYTYDYGVRGNSFPNPLTGLMNLQGAASERETTSRNLDAYITTPFELGGRTHRALVGMSYSTENDKTASTTTGPAGGGTLNIFQPNYNVALPVMNIGPYTTGANQTQTGIYGQVQLKPFDRWTFLLGGRVSRWNTEAVDLISGVVTSPQKLKPKFTPLTAAIFELNQQSSLYASYAETFVAQTALDINNKLLAPRTGSQIEFGIKSEFYNKRLNTHLALFRIFDKDRAIADPNNTTKSVAGGEIQSQGLEAEVSGQIRPGWEMTAGYAYTDFKYLKVPVNAVTTGTPKHNVNVWSKHTWRDGAFKRWSVAGGLRSMSKTYATSGTAANPIRIDAKGYTIFNAQIGYQISPTTTASLTVNNLFDKTYYEKVSMPSRQNFYGEPRSVMLALRTAW from the coding sequence GTGCTGTGCCGTAAAACCATTACTCTCGCCGTTAGTCTGGCGTGGGCTGTTCCATTCTCTGCTGCCTTGGCGCAGCAGGGTGATTCATCAAGCAGAGATGTTGATTTGAATACATCCACCACAACCTTGCCGGCGGTACATGTGACGACGGTGTCTGATGGCAGCAGTGAACATACCGGTTCCTATGCTGCACAAGCCATCACGATAGGTTCGAAAATTCCGCAGACAGTGAGGGAAACACCTTTCTCCATCAGCGTGATTACGCGTCAGCGTCTGGATGATCAGAACATTACAAAGATCGAAGATGTTTTGAAACAAACGACAGGGATGATCGTTACGCGATTTGATGGTGGTGGTAATGCCAATAGCATTACGGCGCGAGGTTTTAGTATCGGGTCGATTCAACTGGATGGATTGCCCATCGGTCAGGCTACCAACTATACGACTGCACTGGATACATCGTTATACGACCGTATTGAGGTGTTACGTGGACCTGCTGGTTTGCTGCAAGGCGCGGGTGAGCCGGGAGGCACTATTAATCTCGTACGTAAACGTGCAAGGGCGGATTTTGCTGGCAACGCTGCCGTCATGCTGGGTTCCTGGGATGCGCGGCGCGCCGAATTTGATGTCACCAGCAAGCTGGTTGAGTCAGGTGCGATACGGGCGCGCGTAGTGGGCGTGGTAGACAATCGTGATTCATATGTGGATATCGTCAAGAACGATAAAACCGTAGGTTACGGCACGATTGAAATGGATTTGAGCCCACAGACCACACTGTCCCTAGGTGCTTCGCAACAGAAACTGGATACCGTGCGTGACCTTGGATTGCCGACCTATGCAAACGGCACTTTGATCAATCTGCCACGTTCAACTTTCGTTGGCCGGAGTGGTAATACACAGAAGCAGGAAACCAGCGAGATGTTTGCCGAGTTGGAGCATAGGCTTAGTGGTGGCGGTTTGATGAAATTCTCTGCTCGTGAGGTAGAGCGTTATACCTATGATTATGGTGTGCGTGGTAATAGTTTCCCCAATCCGCTTACCGGATTGATGAATTTGCAAGGTGCTGCATCTGAGCGTGAAACGACAAGCCGCAATCTTGACGCATACATCACTACGCCGTTTGAGTTGGGTGGACGTACGCATCGTGCTTTGGTTGGTATGAGTTACAGCACAGAGAATGATAAGACTGCATCGACGACGACTGGCCCCGCTGGTGGTGGTACTTTGAATATCTTCCAGCCGAATTACAACGTGGCTTTACCAGTCATGAACATCGGACCTTACACCACAGGGGCTAATCAAACTCAGACTGGCATATACGGTCAAGTGCAACTCAAGCCATTTGATCGCTGGACTTTTCTGCTCGGTGGACGTGTCAGTCGGTGGAATACGGAAGCTGTTGATTTGATTAGTGGTGTAGTCACGTCACCGCAAAAACTCAAGCCGAAGTTTACGCCGCTTACCGCAGCGATATTCGAGTTGAATCAGCAGTCATCTTTATATGCCAGCTATGCAGAAACCTTCGTTGCGCAGACTGCGCTCGATATCAATAACAAACTCTTGGCGCCACGTACTGGTTCGCAGATTGAGTTTGGTATCAAGAGCGAGTTTTACAACAAGCGCTTGAATACGCATTTAGCGCTGTTCCGCATCTTCGACAAGGATAGGGCCATTGCCGATCCAAACAACACTACCAAATCGGTTGCTGGCGGCGAGATACAAAGCCAGGGACTGGAAGCGGAAGTCAGTGGACAGATACGTCCTGGTTGGGAGATGACGGCGGGTTATGCCTATACCGATTTTAAATATCTCAAGGTGCCGGTGAATGCAGTGACGACAGGAACACCCAAACATAATGTCAATGTGTGGTCCAAACATACCTGGCGTGATGGCGCATTCAAGCGTTGGAGCGTGGCAGGCGGTTTGAGGAGCATGAGTAAAACGTATGCAACAAGTGGCACGGCAGCAAATCCTATCCGAATAGATGCAAAAGGCTACACCATCTTCAATGCACAAATCGGCTATCAAATCAGTCCGACGACGACTGCGAGTCTGACCGTCAACAATCTGTTTGATAAAACTTATTACGAGAAGGTCAGCATGCCTAGCCGGCAGAATTTTTATGGCGAACCGCGCAGTGTGATGTTGGCGCTCAGGACGGCTTGGTAG